In Hominilimicola fabiformis, the genomic stretch GCTTTGATAAAACTATAACACACAAGAGATAGATAAAATCTATCTCCTGAATGTGTATGTTATAATGGTGCAGATGAGGTGATCACTTTTTGACATACACGAATTATATGCTATTTCACTTTGTAATAGGGATGTTTAAATAAACGATTACATCTTCTTCATTTACTATTATTTCATTTACTATAAGATCCATCAGCTCTTTTAATTGTGGAACTGATTTTTCCTTTAACATTTTTTTTATCTTTGTCAATAACAAATTTATTTTTTGCTTTGATAATATTTTACCTTTTTCTTGAGATAAAGCTTTAATCCTTAACTGTATTTCCGCTTTTTGTTGCTCTAAATCTGTAAGCTTTTCAATTAAAGTGGGGGAGTTTGTTATTGTAATAACATCAACAATTCTTGAAAGTTCTTTGTTTAAACTGTTTAATCTTTGGTTAAGGATAGATATATCTGCTTTCTTAGAAGACTGAACACTATCAAAACATAGTTGATAAATATTTTGCTTTTGTGCTTTGCTGAGATGATGAATGTAATTATCAATAATATTTATCATATATGATTCTATCCAATCTCTTTGAATAGAATTGTTATTGCACTTGTAATTTGGATTACGCTTTCCGTTGCAAGCGTAATATATGTATTTTGTACCACAACTATTGAAACTGCGTCTACCATCATAACTGCCACCACATTTGCCACACCGAATCTTACCGGAAAGCAAATAGGTTTCTTTTGCATTATTTCTGAATGCCTTTTTTCTGCTATTCAAAATCAACTGTACGTCGTCCCAATCTTCGGGAGATACAATCTGTGGAATGACACCATCAACTCTAATGACTTCTTCATCGGATTTATAACGATGTCCCGAACGCTTACCTGTTATCTCGTCACGGCTTTGTGTTTTGTTGTAAACCAATATGCCTTTATACTTTTCATTCCGCAATATCTCATAGAGTGAATTTCGTGAAAATAGTCGATTGCATTTTGTTCGATATCCGGATGTATTTAACTTGCTAATGATTTCACCATATGTCTTACCCTCAAGAAACAACTGGAAAATAAGTTTTACCGCTTGAGCTTCAAACTCATTAATTTTGTAATACTTACGCTCATCTAAATCATATCCCAATGGGGGAGTACCACCGCAAGTTTTACCTTTCAGTGCATTTTCGGTTAAACCTTTCATAACTTCACGAGCCAAGTTTTTTGAATAAAATTCAGCCATTGATTCAATGATACCTTCTAACATACAACTTTCAGGAGTATCATCAAATTGTTCGGTAGTGCTAATCAGATATTTTTTGTTTTTTCTCAATTCCACACGATATGCAGCACTATCCATTCGATTTCGAGCAAACCTGTCTAATTTATGTACTAATACAAGTTGCCAATCTTTTTGCTTTTTTGAATCAGCTATCATTTGTTGAAATTGTTTTCTTTCATCACTTTTTGCACTCTGTGCCTCATCGGCATAAATTTTATCGATTACAATACTATGCTCATCAGACCATTTTCTTATCAATCTTATTTGTGCATCAATGGATTCTCCACGTTGCATATCAGATGAATATCTTGTATACACAACAGCGTGAAGAACTACAACATTCAACCTTTGCTTAATTTTGTCTAAATAGTTTTCTATCATAAATACACACTCCTTTTTCGTGTGTACATCTGATACATTCTATAGACCCTACATTGTTACACTATGAAGTATAGACTAAAACTATCGGTTTTGTCAAGTACAAATTCCAAATTTTTTATTTAATCTTGTATTTCCATCAATATTTCTGCTAAAAGTTTAATGATTTTTTCTTCATAAGCCTCTACTTCTTCTGCATTTTCATTTTCTTTTATAATTATAGTTCTTTCTTCTTTCATCTTTGCTTTCTCCTTTATAATTTTTTAGTGAGAATAGTCTAAAATAGACTATTCTCACTTATTCTCAATATTAGTATGTTGATGTTGTATAAGCGTCCTCATACATATCTCCGTTTATAATAAAAGTTTTTTCGACAGTCGTACACCATTCCGTACCATCTACACCGCCACCGTAAATATCAAAGGCAATTTTGTGCCTTTTCGGCTCCTCCTTTGTGCCGCTTAGCCATAGGTCAGTATAAAGTTTGCTTTCGTTTACGATGTTATTATATGGGGCAGAGAATGTA encodes the following:
- a CDS encoding recombinase family protein; the protein is MIENYLDKIKQRLNVVVLHAVVYTRYSSDMQRGESIDAQIRLIRKWSDEHSIVIDKIYADEAQSAKSDERKQFQQMIADSKKQKDWQLVLVHKLDRFARNRMDSAAYRVELRKNKKYLISTTEQFDDTPESCMLEGIIESMAEFYSKNLAREVMKGLTENALKGKTCGGTPPLGYDLDERKYYKINEFEAQAVKLIFQLFLEGKTYGEIISKLNTSGYRTKCNRLFSRNSLYEILRNEKYKGILVYNKTQSRDEITGKRSGHRYKSDEEVIRVDGVIPQIVSPEDWDDVQLILNSRKKAFRNNAKETYLLSGKIRCGKCGGSYDGRRSFNSCGTKYIYYACNGKRNPNYKCNNNSIQRDWIESYMINIIDNYIHHLSKAQKQNIYQLCFDSVQSSKKADISILNQRLNSLNKELSRIVDVITITNSPTLIEKLTDLEQQKAEIQLRIKALSQEKGKILSKQKINLLLTKIKKMLKEKSVPQLKELMDLIVNEIIVNEEDVIVYLNIPITK